From the Babylonia areolata isolate BAREFJ2019XMU chromosome 33, ASM4173473v1, whole genome shotgun sequence genome, one window contains:
- the LOC143277025 gene encoding serine incorporator 1-like isoform X1, whose product MGCILGSLACCFGSAACSCCCAACPSCKNSTASRIGYSIMLLVGTIVACIMLAPGIGEELDKIPWLCKDFLGMKAFDDDDKRKALCNDVVGFLAVYRVCFAMAAFFCLFALIMIKVKTSRDPRAKFQNGFWAIKILMLIGLCVAAFFIPRGDFGKAWMVIGLMGAFLFIIIQLILLIDFAHGWADSWVGQMEETGSKKYYAALMFFTAVFYIIVLTATVLFYVFYADGSSCKLHKFFISFNLILCVGISVLSIIPPVQNVQPRSGLLQASVISAYISYLTWSAMSNNPDKACNPSLSQIVNPGSSNSTAAPSTDGGDYAQTQFDAQSILALVIWMLAVLYSSIRTSSNSQVGRLTMSEKTILQADTGDSYKHGSADEGQEEQGGQKVWDNEDEGVSYSYSFFHFMLCLASLYVMMTLTNWYSPSSDLNKLNANMASVWVKISSAWLCVVLYVWTLVAPLILPNRDFN is encoded by the exons ATGGGTTGCATCCTTGGTTCC CTGGCCTGCTGCTTCGGAAGCGCAGCGTGCAGCTGCTGCTGTGCAGCATGCCCCTCCTGCAAGAACTCGACGGCGTCGCGCATCGGCTACTCCATCATGCTGCTGGTGGGGACCATCGTCGCCTGCATCATGTTGGCTCCGGGGATAGGGGAGGAGCTGGATAAG ATTCCGTGGCTGTGCAAAGACTTCCTGGGCATGAAAGCgtttgacgacgacgacaagcGCAAGGCGCTGTGCAACGACGTGGTGGGCTTCCTGGCCGTCTACCGGGTCTGCTTCGCCATGGCCGCCTTCTTCTGCCTCTTTGCCCTCATCATGATCAAGGTCAAGACCTCGCGCGACCCCCGCGCCAAGTTCCAGAATGG TTTTTGGGCCATCAAGATCCTGATGCTGATAGGCCTGTGCGTGGCGGCATTCTTCATCCCTCGGGGGGACTTTGGAAAGG cgtggATGGTGATTGGGCTGATGGGGgccttcctcttcatcatcatccagctCATCCTGCTCATCGACTTCGCCCACGGCTGGGCAGACAGCTGGGTCGGTCAGATGGAGGAGACGGGCTCCAAGAAGTACTATGCTG ccctgatgttCTTCACAGCGGTGTTCTACATCATAGTCCTCACTGCTACTGTGCTCTTCTACGTCTTCTATGCTGAT GGATCGTCGTGCAAGCTGCACAAGTTCTTCATCTCCTTCAACCTCATCCTGTGTGTGGGCATCAGCGTCCTCTCCATCATCCCCCCTGTGCAGAATG tgcaGCCACGATCCGGCCTTCTGCAGGCCAGCGTCATCAGTGCCTACATCAGCTATCTGACCTGGTCTGCTATGTCCAACAACCCTG ACAAGGCGTGCAACCCGTCGCTGAGCCAGATCGTGAACCCCGGCAGCAGCAACTCCACGGCCGCCCCGTCCACTGACGGTGGGGACTACGCACAGACCCAGTTCGATGCCCAGAGCATCCTGGCCCTTGTCATCTGGATGCTGGCTGTTCTCTActccag catccgCACCTCCTCCAACAGTCAGGTGGGAAGGCTGACCATGTCGGAGAAAACCATCTTGCAGGCTGACACTG GTGACTCCTACAAGCACG GCAGCGCGGATGAAGGGCAGGAGGAGCAGGGGGGGCAGAAGGTGTGGGACAACGAGGACGAGGGCGTGTCGTACAGCTACAGCTTCTTCCACTTCATGCTGTGCCTGGCCTCCCTCTACGTCATGATGACCCTCACCAACTGGTACAG
- the LOC143277025 gene encoding serine incorporator 3-like isoform X2, with amino-acid sequence MGCILGSLACCFGSAACSCCCAACPSCKNSTASRIGYSIMLLVGTIVACIMLAPGIGEELDKIPWLCKDFLGMKAFDDDDKRKALCNDVVGFLAVYRVCFAMAAFFCLFALIMIKVKTSRDPRAKFQNGFWAIKILMLIGLCVAAFFIPRGDFGKAWMVIGLMGAFLFIIIQLILLIDFAHGWADSWVGQMEETGSKKYYAALMFFTAVFYIIVLTATVLFYVFYADGSSCKLHKFFISFNLILCVGISVLSIIPPVQNVQPRSGLLQASVISAYISYLTWSAMSNNPDKACNPSLSQIVNPGSSNSTAAPSTDGGDYAQTQFDAQSILALVIWMLAVLYSSIRTSSNSQVGRLTMSEKTILQADTGSADEGQEEQGGQKVWDNEDEGVSYSYSFFHFMLCLASLYVMMTLTNWYSPSSDLNKLNANMASVWVKISSAWLCVVLYVWTLVAPLILPNRDFN; translated from the exons ATGGGTTGCATCCTTGGTTCC CTGGCCTGCTGCTTCGGAAGCGCAGCGTGCAGCTGCTGCTGTGCAGCATGCCCCTCCTGCAAGAACTCGACGGCGTCGCGCATCGGCTACTCCATCATGCTGCTGGTGGGGACCATCGTCGCCTGCATCATGTTGGCTCCGGGGATAGGGGAGGAGCTGGATAAG ATTCCGTGGCTGTGCAAAGACTTCCTGGGCATGAAAGCgtttgacgacgacgacaagcGCAAGGCGCTGTGCAACGACGTGGTGGGCTTCCTGGCCGTCTACCGGGTCTGCTTCGCCATGGCCGCCTTCTTCTGCCTCTTTGCCCTCATCATGATCAAGGTCAAGACCTCGCGCGACCCCCGCGCCAAGTTCCAGAATGG TTTTTGGGCCATCAAGATCCTGATGCTGATAGGCCTGTGCGTGGCGGCATTCTTCATCCCTCGGGGGGACTTTGGAAAGG cgtggATGGTGATTGGGCTGATGGGGgccttcctcttcatcatcatccagctCATCCTGCTCATCGACTTCGCCCACGGCTGGGCAGACAGCTGGGTCGGTCAGATGGAGGAGACGGGCTCCAAGAAGTACTATGCTG ccctgatgttCTTCACAGCGGTGTTCTACATCATAGTCCTCACTGCTACTGTGCTCTTCTACGTCTTCTATGCTGAT GGATCGTCGTGCAAGCTGCACAAGTTCTTCATCTCCTTCAACCTCATCCTGTGTGTGGGCATCAGCGTCCTCTCCATCATCCCCCCTGTGCAGAATG tgcaGCCACGATCCGGCCTTCTGCAGGCCAGCGTCATCAGTGCCTACATCAGCTATCTGACCTGGTCTGCTATGTCCAACAACCCTG ACAAGGCGTGCAACCCGTCGCTGAGCCAGATCGTGAACCCCGGCAGCAGCAACTCCACGGCCGCCCCGTCCACTGACGGTGGGGACTACGCACAGACCCAGTTCGATGCCCAGAGCATCCTGGCCCTTGTCATCTGGATGCTGGCTGTTCTCTActccag catccgCACCTCCTCCAACAGTCAGGTGGGAAGGCTGACCATGTCGGAGAAAACCATCTTGCAGGCTGACACTG GCAGCGCGGATGAAGGGCAGGAGGAGCAGGGGGGGCAGAAGGTGTGGGACAACGAGGACGAGGGCGTGTCGTACAGCTACAGCTTCTTCCACTTCATGCTGTGCCTGGCCTCCCTCTACGTCATGATGACCCTCACCAACTGGTACAG